From a region of the Rhinopithecus roxellana isolate Shanxi Qingling chromosome 8, ASM756505v1, whole genome shotgun sequence genome:
- the LOC115899059 gene encoding endogenous retrovirus group K member 113 Gag polyprotein-like isoform X3, with protein sequence MGQELSQHQIYVGQLKEALKTRGVKVKSGDLFRFFDFVKDTCPWFPQEGTIDIKRWRRVGDAFQYYYNTFGPEKIPVTAFSYWNLIKDLIDKKEADPQVMAAVAQTEEILKVSSQTDLGSPPPDKEVDLISLESDDEGAKAPSVKDKMMLGEKRPKKYPILQTSRKDKSNDNPDLSDVNWDDLEEEAARYHNPNWRPFCSCPPPYNGTRGASAPNVMAVVNPKEELKEKIAQLEEQIKLEELHQSLIIRLQKLKTGNESVTNSENMGGFPRPPQRPGQHVPKGRFSTSRDREEFSPKDIFPVTETVDGQGQAWRHHNGFYFTVIKELKTAVSQYGATAPYTLAIVESVADN encoded by the coding sequence atgggacaagaattaagccagcatcaaatctacgtagggcaattaaaagaggctttaaagacacggggagtaaaggttaaaagtggtgacttatttagattttttgattttgtgaaagatacctgcccttggttCCCACAGGAAGGAACCATTGATATAAAAAGATGGCGGAGGGTGGGAGACGCCTTTCAATATTATTATAATACCTTTGGGCCAGAAAAAATTCCTGTAACcgccttttcttattggaatttaatcaaggatctaatagataaaaaggaagcCGATCCACAAGTAATGGCTGCGGTCGCCCAGACTGAGGAGATTTTAAAGGTCAGTTCTCAGACCGACCTCGGGAGCCCCCCGCCAGACAAAGAAGTagatcttatttctcttgaaaGTGATGACGAGGGGGCCAAGGCTCCTTctgtaaaagacaaaatgatgCTAGGCGAGAAAAGGCCCAAAAAATACCCAATTCTGCAAACATCACGAAAAGATAAAAGTAATGACAATCCTGACCTTTCAGATGTAAATTGGGATGacttagaggaagaggcagctagATATCATAATCCTAACTGGCGTCCCTTTTGCTCGTGTCCACCTCCCTATAACGGGACACGTGGCGCTTCTGCACCCAACGTAATGGCGGTAGTCAATCCAaaagaggaactcaaagaaaaaatcgctcagcttgaagagcaaattaaGCTAGAAGAGTTACATCAGTCACTAATCATTaggctgcaaaaattaaaaacaggaaatgagagtGTAACTAATTCAGAGAATATGGGAGGCTTCCCTCGCCCACCTCAGCGGCCCGGAcaacatgtcccaaaaggaagattTTCTACTAGCCGAGACAGGGAAGAATTCTCCCCTAAAGATATCTTCCCggtaactgaaactgtagatggacagggtcaggcctggaggcatcataatggattttatttcactgtcataaaagaattaaaaactgctgTTTCTCAATATGGAGCTACTGCTCCATACACTCTTGCTATAGTAGAGTCTGTGGCCGATAACTGA
- the LOC115899059 gene encoding syncytin-1-like isoform X2, with product MNSNYRPLWTLVMTCQVFQVHAGFGDPREALTHIQQRHAYLPSDSLKWRCVSTPRISDGGGVTTCPCDTFKATMHSSCYTTYQECTSDNKTYYTAILTRTRNPTIGASNVPTVLGNTNNLVSAGCTGIVGKPVCWNIHPPLHISDGGGPQDKVREIRVYKKLEELQKSLYPEIRYHPLALPKIRGKEKIDAQTFDLLTATHNLLNNSNSSLANDCWLCLPLGDPIPLAITSNDLNYTSNASCTIIPPLQVQPLEFSNSPCFYSPFLNNTYDIDVGIVEFNNCSITTNISQSLCAPNSSVFICGNNRAYTYLPVNWTGRCVLATLLPDIDIIPGDEPVPIPAIDHFLGRAKRAIQFIPLLVGLGITTAVTTGVSSLGGLCYSIHQIVSPIDLRYAGHLKYYTGSTRSSRFAGRSSAPK from the exons atgaactccaactacAGGCCCCTCTGGACCTTAGTGATGACTTGCCAAGTATTCCAGGTTCATGCCGGCTTCGGTGATCCACGTGAGGCCCTTACGCATATACAACAACGGCatg CATACCTGCCTAGTGACTCCCTCaaatggaggtgtgtgtcaacccctaGGATATCTGACGGAGGAGGTGTTACAActtgcccttgtgacacatttaagGCTACTATGCACAGCTCCTGCTACACCACTTATCAAGAATGCACCTCTGACAATaagacatactatactgctatcttaacaagaacTAGAAACCCCACTATAGGGGCCAGTAATGTCCCTACAGttttaggaaataccaataaccttgtatcagctggctgtactggaattgtaggaaagcctgtctgctggaatattcacccccctcttcatatctctgacggaggaggaccacaagacaaggtccgagaaattagggtatacaaaaaacttgaagagttgcaaaaatcTCTATATCCAGAAATTCGCTACCACCCTTTGGCTCTGCCCAAAATccgagggaaagaaaaaattgatgcccagacttttgacctcctcactgctactcataatctgctcaataattccaactctagtctagccAATGACTGCTGGCTATGTTTACCGTTAGGAGATCCCATTCCTCTTGCCATAACCAGCAATGACTTAAACTATACATCCAATGCTtcctgcaccataattcctccccttcaaGTGCAGCCCCTAGAATTTTCTAACTCCCCTTGCTTCTACTCCCCTTTCCTCAATAACACCTATGACATCGATGTAGGAATCGttgaattcaataattgttccatcacaacaaatatttcccaatcgttgtgtgccccaaacagttcagtttttatatgtggcaataatagagcGTATACCTATTTGCCTGTAAACTGGACAGGACGTTGTGTCTTAGccactcttctgccagatatagacattatccctggagatgaacctgtacctattccagctatagatcactttttgggaagagccaaaagggcaatacaatttatccccttacttgtaggattaggcatcactactgccgtaaCAACTGGGGTTTCAAGCCTAGGGggtctctgttactcaatacaccaaattgtctcgccaattgatctcagatatgcaggccatctcaagtactatacaggatctacaagatcaagtagattcgctggcagaagtagtgctccaaaatag
- the LOC115899059 gene encoding syncytin-1-like isoform X1, which yields MNSNYRPLWTLVMTCQVFQVHAGFGDPREALTHIQQRHGKPCDCYGGYVTSPPNKYLSTVSCSAHTAYLPSDSLKWRCVSTPRISDGGGVTTCPCDTFKATMHSSCYTTYQECTSDNKTYYTAILTRTRNPTIGASNVPTVLGNTNNLVSAGCTGIVGKPVCWNIHPPLHISDGGGPQDKVREIRVYKKLEELQKSLYPEIRYHPLALPKIRGKEKIDAQTFDLLTATHNLLNNSNSSLANDCWLCLPLGDPIPLAITSNDLNYTSNASCTIIPPLQVQPLEFSNSPCFYSPFLNNTYDIDVGIVEFNNCSITTNISQSLCAPNSSVFICGNNRAYTYLPVNWTGRCVLATLLPDIDIIPGDEPVPIPAIDHFLGRAKRAIQFIPLLVGLGITTAVTTGVSSLGGLCYSIHQIVSPIDLRYAGHLKYYTGSTRSSRFAGRSSAPK from the coding sequence atgaactccaactacAGGCCCCTCTGGACCTTAGTGATGACTTGCCAAGTATTCCAGGTTCATGCCGGCTTCGGTGATCCACGTGAGGCCCTTACGCATATACAACAACGGCatggtaagccctgtgattgctatgggggatatgtgacctcccctccaaataagtacctctcaactgtgtcctgctccgctCACACAGCATACCTGCCTAGTGACTCCCTCaaatggaggtgtgtgtcaacccctaGGATATCTGACGGAGGAGGTGTTACAActtgcccttgtgacacatttaagGCTACTATGCACAGCTCCTGCTACACCACTTATCAAGAATGCACCTCTGACAATaagacatactatactgctatcttaacaagaacTAGAAACCCCACTATAGGGGCCAGTAATGTCCCTACAGttttaggaaataccaataaccttgtatcagctggctgtactggaattgtaggaaagcctgtctgctggaatattcacccccctcttcatatctctgacggaggaggaccacaagacaaggtccgagaaattagggtatacaaaaaacttgaagagttgcaaaaatcTCTATATCCAGAAATTCGCTACCACCCTTTGGCTCTGCCCAAAATccgagggaaagaaaaaattgatgcccagacttttgacctcctcactgctactcataatctgctcaataattccaactctagtctagccAATGACTGCTGGCTATGTTTACCGTTAGGAGATCCCATTCCTCTTGCCATAACCAGCAATGACTTAAACTATACATCCAATGCTtcctgcaccataattcctccccttcaaGTGCAGCCCCTAGAATTTTCTAACTCCCCTTGCTTCTACTCCCCTTTCCTCAATAACACCTATGACATCGATGTAGGAATCGttgaattcaataattgttccatcacaacaaatatttcccaatcgttgtgtgccccaaacagttcagtttttatatgtggcaataatagagcGTATACCTATTTGCCTGTAAACTGGACAGGACGTTGTGTCTTAGccactcttctgccagatatagacattatccctggagatgaacctgtacctattccagctatagatcactttttgggaagagccaaaagggcaatacaatttatccccttacttgtaggattaggcatcactactgccgtaaCAACTGGGGTTTCAAGCCTAGGGggtctctgttactcaatacaccaaattgtctcgccaattgatctcagatatgcaggccatctcaagtactatacaggatctacaagatcaagtagattcgctggcagaagtagtgctccaaaatag
- the LOC115899061 gene encoding uncharacterized protein LOC115899061, with protein sequence MNLEVSIPSLEGEERPLTTYNDPPSQPKAGSTPPVHSGELCFDLEALGLKDGPKTLTGEASVGPREKKDILPPRDPPKVRPTLLPARCIRSLQGLIVSPVIFSSVIGWAVDPCG encoded by the coding sequence ATGAATTTAGAGGTCTCCATACCGAGCCTGGAAGGTGAGGAACGACCCCTAACGACCTACAACGACCCACCCTCCCAACCTAAGGCCGGTTCTACTCCGCCTGTCCACTCTGGGGAGTTGTGCTTTGACTTGGAAGCCCTCGGATTGAAGGATGGGCCCAAGACCCTCACAGGTGAAGCCTCGGTAGGTCCCAGGGAGAAGAAGGACATTCTTCCACCCCGCGATCCCCCAAAAGTCCGACCCACCCTCCTCCCCGCCAGATGTATCAGATCCCTCCAGGGCCTCATTGTCAGTCCTGTAATCTTTTCATCCGTGATAGGATGGGCCGTGGACCCTTGTGGGTGA
- the LOC104670100 gene encoding high affinity immunoglobulin gamma Fc receptor I isoform X1, whose amino-acid sequence MWFLTALLLWVPVDGQVVDTTKAVITLQPPWVSVFQEETVTLQCEVPRLPGSNSTQWFLNGTATQTSTPSYRITSASVKDSGEYRCQRGPSGRSDPIQLEIHRGWLLLQVSGRVFTEGEPLALRCHAWKDKLVYNVLYYQNGKGFQFFYQNSNLTILKTNISHNGTYHCSGMGKHRYTSAGVSVTVKELFPAPVLNASVTSPLLEGNPVTLSCETKLLLQRPGLQLYFSFYMGSKTLRGRNTSSEYQILTARREDSGLYWCEATTEDGNVLKRSPELELQVLGLQLPTPVWLHVLFYLVVGIMFLVNTVLWVTIRKELKRKKKWNLEISLDSGHEKKVTSSLQEDRHLEEELKCQVQE is encoded by the exons ATGTGGTTCTTGACAGCTCTGCTCCTTTGGG TTCCAGTTGATGGGCAAGTGG TAGATACCACAAAGGCAGTGATCACTTTGCAGCCTCCATGGGTCAGCGTGTTCCAAGAGGAAACCGTAACCTTACAGTGTGAGGTGCCCCGTCTGCCTGGGAGCAACTCCACACAGTGGTTTCTCAATGGCACAGCCACTCAGACCTCGACCCCCAGCTACAGAATCACCTCTGCCAGTGTCAAGGACAGTGGTGAATACAGATGCCAGAGAGGTCCCTCAGGGCGAAGTGACCCCATACAGCTGGAAATCCACAGAG GCTGGCTACTACTGCAGGTCTCTGGCAGAGTCTTCACAGAAGGAGAACCTCTGGCCTTGAGGTGTCATGCATGGAAGGATAAGCTGGTGTACAATGTGCTTTACTATCAAAATGgcaaaggctttcagtttttctaccAGAATTCTAACCTCACCATTCTGAAAACCAACATAAGTCACAACGGCACCTACCACTGCTCAGGCATGGGAAAGCATCGCTACACATCAGCAGGAGTGTCTGTCACTGTGAAAG AGCTATTTCCAGCTCCAGTGCTGAACGCATCTGTGACATCCCCGCTCCTGGAGGGGAATCCGGTCACCCTGAGCTGTGAAACAAAGTTGCTTCTGCAGAGGCCTGGTTTGCAGCTTTACTTCTCCTTCTACATGGGCAGCAAGACCCTGCGAGGCAGGAACACATCCTCTGAATACCAAATACTAACTGCTAGAAGAGAAGACTCTGGGTTATACTGGTGCGAGGCCACCACAGAAGACGGAAATGTCCTTAAGCGCAGCCCTGAGTTGGAGCTTCAAGTGCTTG ggcTCCAGTTACCAACTCCTGTCTGGCTTCATGTCCTTTTCTATCTGGTAGTGGGAATAATGTTTTTAGTGAACACTGTTCTCTGGGTGACAATACGTaaagaactgaaaagaaagaaaaagtggaattTAGAAATCTCTTTGGATTCTGGTCATGAGAAGAAGGTAACTTCCAGTCTTCAAGAAGACAGACATTTAGAAGAAGAGCTGAAGTGTCAGGTACAAGAATAA
- the LOC104670100 gene encoding high affinity immunoglobulin gamma Fc receptor I isoform X2 translates to MWFLTALLLWVPVDGQVDTTKAVITLQPPWVSVFQEETVTLQCEVPRLPGSNSTQWFLNGTATQTSTPSYRITSASVKDSGEYRCQRGPSGRSDPIQLEIHRGWLLLQVSGRVFTEGEPLALRCHAWKDKLVYNVLYYQNGKGFQFFYQNSNLTILKTNISHNGTYHCSGMGKHRYTSAGVSVTVKELFPAPVLNASVTSPLLEGNPVTLSCETKLLLQRPGLQLYFSFYMGSKTLRGRNTSSEYQILTARREDSGLYWCEATTEDGNVLKRSPELELQVLGLQLPTPVWLHVLFYLVVGIMFLVNTVLWVTIRKELKRKKKWNLEISLDSGHEKKVTSSLQEDRHLEEELKCQVQE, encoded by the exons ATGTGGTTCTTGACAGCTCTGCTCCTTTGGG TTCCAGTTGATGGGCAAGTGG ATACCACAAAGGCAGTGATCACTTTGCAGCCTCCATGGGTCAGCGTGTTCCAAGAGGAAACCGTAACCTTACAGTGTGAGGTGCCCCGTCTGCCTGGGAGCAACTCCACACAGTGGTTTCTCAATGGCACAGCCACTCAGACCTCGACCCCCAGCTACAGAATCACCTCTGCCAGTGTCAAGGACAGTGGTGAATACAGATGCCAGAGAGGTCCCTCAGGGCGAAGTGACCCCATACAGCTGGAAATCCACAGAG GCTGGCTACTACTGCAGGTCTCTGGCAGAGTCTTCACAGAAGGAGAACCTCTGGCCTTGAGGTGTCATGCATGGAAGGATAAGCTGGTGTACAATGTGCTTTACTATCAAAATGgcaaaggctttcagtttttctaccAGAATTCTAACCTCACCATTCTGAAAACCAACATAAGTCACAACGGCACCTACCACTGCTCAGGCATGGGAAAGCATCGCTACACATCAGCAGGAGTGTCTGTCACTGTGAAAG AGCTATTTCCAGCTCCAGTGCTGAACGCATCTGTGACATCCCCGCTCCTGGAGGGGAATCCGGTCACCCTGAGCTGTGAAACAAAGTTGCTTCTGCAGAGGCCTGGTTTGCAGCTTTACTTCTCCTTCTACATGGGCAGCAAGACCCTGCGAGGCAGGAACACATCCTCTGAATACCAAATACTAACTGCTAGAAGAGAAGACTCTGGGTTATACTGGTGCGAGGCCACCACAGAAGACGGAAATGTCCTTAAGCGCAGCCCTGAGTTGGAGCTTCAAGTGCTTG ggcTCCAGTTACCAACTCCTGTCTGGCTTCATGTCCTTTTCTATCTGGTAGTGGGAATAATGTTTTTAGTGAACACTGTTCTCTGGGTGACAATACGTaaagaactgaaaagaaagaaaaagtggaattTAGAAATCTCTTTGGATTCTGGTCATGAGAAGAAGGTAACTTCCAGTCTTCAAGAAGACAGACATTTAGAAGAAGAGCTGAAGTGTCAGGTACAAGAATAA